A single region of the Brassica rapa cultivar Chiifu-401-42 chromosome A03, CAAS_Brap_v3.01, whole genome shotgun sequence genome encodes:
- the LOC103856891 gene encoding uncharacterized protein LOC103856891, translated as MSHLILELPRRWQKANTVRGFALTKERFQFVFMHEHDLNEILDKGIQTFDDWGLAIERWVERPSSGFLQYVSIWVRISNIPVNHYTKKAISDLGDLVGHVEEVAFDPDKPQRQSYVRVKIRFHVSKPLKKTRIINLPGGDQTTINYYYERVQMRCHHCQRLTHAKPRCPFLNNSEGASERISPCMSISQTPKTFQVLSETDPLFGVLKEDQVGINPISGRPRIAPEILQEMRNYLLASSNEDRHVREQRVISSVKEAEQNPITQRSTLQLLPPPVFTKDLDKGKGLVFGYDKEDLTLKSLFSSSQPKLMASAIAAGSSIINPTTNVFCRLTLQNPQASMFLPSSSQTQQPSSQTQQPSSLFQQSNSPLIFSAKAPITKVYSKRKPGRYRKVQRTQKKSQEVSEVSGDLARPEGNSQKKRKAEGDLGGASKAAKSNASLMVPREGPSNA; from the coding sequence ATGTCTCATCTGATCCTTGAATTACCAAGAAGATGGCAGAAGGCGAACACGGTCAGAGGTTTTGCCTTAACCAAAGAAAGGTTTCAATTCGTGTTCATGCATGAACACGATCTTAATGAAATCCTTGATAAAGGCATTCAGACTTTTGATGACTGGGGTCTTGCTATTGAGAGATGGGTTGAACGGCCGTCGTCTGGTTTTCTTCAATACGTCTCAATCTGGGTTCGGATCAGCAATATCCCTGTCAATCACTACACCAAAAAAGCTATCTCTGATCTTGGAGATCTTGTTGGTCATGTAGAAGAAGTTGCTTTTGATCCTGATAAACCCCAAAGACAGAGTTATGTGCGGGTTAAAATTCGTTTTCATGTCTCGAAGCCTTTAAAAAAGACAAGGATTATAAACCTTCCTGGTGGAGATCAAACCACGATCAACTATTACTATGAAAGGGTTCAGATGCGATGTCACCACTGTCAAAGATTAACACATGCAAAGCCAAGATGCCCCTTTCTCAACAACTCTGAAGGAGCAAGTGAACGTATCTCACCATGCATGTCTATATCTCAGACTCCTAAAACGTTTCAGGTCCTCTCTGAAACTGATCCTCTCTTTGGAGTTTTAAAAGAGGATCAAGTTGGAATCAACCCCATCTCTGGCCGGCCGCGAATTGCTCCTGAGATTCTGCAAGAAATGCGTAATTACTTGCTTGCCTCCAGTAATGAAGATCGTCATGTCCGCGAGCAGAGGGTCATTTCCTCAGTTAAAGAAGCTGAACAGAATCCTATCACACAGAGGTCTACCCTTCAGCTCCTTCCCCCTCCTGTCTTTACTAAAGATCTTGATAAGGGAAAAGGTTTAGTCTTTGGGTACGATAAAGAAGACCTCACTTTGAAGTCTCTCTTCTCAAGCTCGCAACCTAAGCTTATGGCTTCGGCAATAGCAGCGGGGAGTTCTATAATAAACCCTACAACAAACGTCTTCTGTCGCTTGACTCTGCAAAATCCTCAAGCCTCTATGTTCCTACCGTCAAGCTCTCAGACACAACAGCCTAGCTCTCAGACACAACAGCCTAGCTCTCTGTTTCAACAGTCAAACTCTCCTCTAATCTTCTCAGCTAAGGCGCCAATCACTAAGGTTTATAGTAAAAGGAAGCCCGGAAGATATAGAAAGGTTCAGAGAACTCAGAAAAAATCTCAGGAAGTATCAGAGGTCTCTGGTGACTTGGCACGACCAGAAGGAAACTCGCAGAAGAAGAGGAAGGCAGAAGGTGATTTGGGAGGTGCATCCAAAGCTGCTAAGAGCAATGCATCATTGATGGTCCCGCGTGAGGGACCGTCCAACGCCTAA